Proteins encoded by one window of Misgurnus anguillicaudatus chromosome 4, ASM2758022v2, whole genome shotgun sequence:
- the pax2b gene encoding paired box protein Pax-2b isoform X3, with protein MDIHCKADPFTAMHRHGGVNQLGGVFVNGRPLPDVVRQRIVELAHQGVRPCDISRQLRVSHGCVSKILGRYYETGSIKPGVIGGSKPKVATPKVVDKIADYKRQNPTMFAWEIRDRLLAEGICDNDTVPSVSSINRIIRTKVQQPFHPSSDGTSLSTPGHTMVPNTVSPPVSSSSNDPVGSYSINGILGIPRSNGEKRKRDTDGSEGSAQSSDSQGSVESLRKHLRADAFTQQQLEALDRVFERPAFPDVFPSSDHIKPEQASEYNLPSLNTGLDEVKSSSTTSDLGPSVSQSYPVGIWPTQPYLDIHLMSLPQDRAATQHPHWREWFQGVNFQGIPTAIHSTQVTMKPGDSVTQHY; from the exons ATGGATATTCATTGTAAGGCAGACCCCTTCACCGCCATGCACC GGCACGGGGGAGTGAACCAGCTGGGCGGGGTGTTCGTGAACGGCAGGCCTTTACCTGACGTCGTGCGCCAGAGAATCGTGGAGCTCGCGCATCAAGGGGTGAGACCCTGTGACATCTCGAGACAGCTGAGGGTCAGTCACGGCTGTGTCAGCAAAATCCTGGGCAG GTATTATGAGACGGGCAGTATAAAACCAGGAGTTATCGGAGGATCCAAACCCAAAGTGGCCACGCCGAAAGTGGTGGATAAAATAGCGGATTATAAGAGACAAAATCCCACCATGTTTGCGTGGGAGATCCGTGATCGACTGCTGGCGGAGGGCatctgtgacaatgacacggtcCCAAGCGTTTCCTCCATAAACAG AATCATCCGGACAAAGGTCCAGCAGCCGTTTCACCCCTCATCAGATGGGACGTCTCTCTCCACCCCAGGACACACTATGG TTCCCAATACGGTATCCCCTCCTGTCTCCAGTTCTTCCAATGACCCCGTGGGATCTTACTCGATCAATGGGATTCTGGGTATTCCTCGCTCTAATGGAGAAAAGCGGAAAAGAGATACAG ATGGTTCAGAAGGTTCAGCACAGAGCAGTGATTCTCAAGGCAGTGTGGAGAGTCTGAGGAAACATCTACGAGCAGACGCTTTCACACAACAACAGTTAGAAGCCCTGGACCGAGTGTTTGAGAGACCAGCATTCCCAGATGTCTTTCCCAGTTCTGATCACATCAAACCAGAACAG gcGAGTGAGTACAACCTCCCGTCATTGAACACAGGCTTGGACGAAGTTAAATCCTCCAGCACGACCTCTGACCTGGGACCCAGCGTGTCACAGAGCTACCCT GTCGGGATATGGCCAACACAACCTTACCTGGATATCCACCTCATGTCCCTCCCACAGGACAGGGCAGCTACCCAACATCCACACTGGCGGGAATGGTTCCAG